The following coding sequences are from one Seonamhaeicola sp. ML3 window:
- a CDS encoding peptidase domain-containing ABC transporter, whose protein sequence is MTKKQMTPWLRLVGLLELEKKDIFQIFYYAIFAGIVALSLPLGIQAIINLIQGAQISTSWIILVIVVTLGVAFSGGLQLMQLRIIETIQQRIFMRSSFELAYRFPKIKMAELRNYYPPELANRFFDTLTIQKSLSKILIDVPTAVLQILFALILLSFYHPFFIIFGLLLLILIAAVFRFTARKGLETSLKESKNKYKVAHWIQEVARSVISFKLSGNTSLSLSKNDELVNNYLEARESHFKVLILQFIQMISFKVVVTASLLLIGGALVLNQEMNIGQFVAAEIIIILVIASVEKLILGLESFYDTLTSLEKIGQIVDKEMEDQTGETPAYDRGITVELEDVSYGVSNRDKHILKNISLKLNNKSRILVTGESGAGKSTLLRLVAGVIEATSGHVYVNDMSINNLKLNYYRSQLGLSLSDESPFEGSIRENLTFGNKEISDDKIYEVLEIVGLKNFIKEQINGLNTILYPDGKQLSYTLSKKIVLARAILKAPKIIILEDALDRFNKTETKSIIDFLTHKDRPWGLIVVSSSRAWIDPCTEVITLEKGQVKN, encoded by the coding sequence ATGACAAAAAAACAAATGACACCATGGCTTCGATTAGTGGGACTATTGGAGTTGGAAAAGAAAGATATTTTTCAAATTTTTTATTACGCGATTTTTGCCGGTATAGTTGCACTCTCTTTACCACTGGGCATACAGGCTATTATAAATCTTATTCAAGGTGCGCAAATATCAACCTCATGGATAATACTCGTAATTGTAGTAACCTTAGGCGTTGCGTTTTCAGGAGGGTTGCAACTTATGCAATTACGTATTATTGAAACCATTCAACAACGTATTTTTATGCGTTCGTCTTTTGAATTGGCATATCGATTTCCAAAGATAAAAATGGCCGAATTGCGAAACTATTACCCACCAGAATTAGCAAATAGATTTTTTGACACCTTAACCATACAAAAAAGTCTGTCAAAAATATTAATCGATGTACCTACAGCAGTGCTACAAATTTTGTTTGCACTTATTCTGCTGTCTTTCTATCATCCATTTTTTATCATTTTTGGATTACTGCTACTTATTCTAATAGCAGCTGTTTTTAGATTCACAGCCAGAAAAGGCTTAGAAACCAGTTTAAAAGAGTCGAAGAACAAATATAAGGTTGCGCACTGGATCCAAGAAGTTGCACGTTCTGTTATAAGTTTTAAACTTTCAGGAAACACAAGTCTGAGTCTTTCAAAAAATGACGAATTGGTAAACAACTATCTGGAGGCACGTGAGAGCCATTTCAAGGTTTTAATCCTTCAATTTATCCAAATGATAAGTTTTAAAGTCGTTGTAACTGCAAGTTTATTATTAATTGGAGGGGCTTTAGTTCTTAATCAAGAAATGAATATTGGTCAATTTGTTGCCGCCGAGATTATTATCATCTTAGTAATAGCCTCTGTAGAAAAACTTATTCTAGGTCTAGAATCGTTTTATGACACCTTAACGTCTCTTGAAAAAATCGGACAGATTGTAGACAAAGAAATGGAAGATCAAACAGGAGAAACTCCGGCTTATGACCGCGGTATAACTGTTGAATTAGAGGATGTTTCTTATGGCGTCTCCAATAGGGACAAACACATATTAAAAAATATTTCTTTAAAATTAAACAACAAGAGTAGAATTTTAGTAACTGGTGAAAGTGGCGCTGGAAAATCTACCTTACTAAGATTGGTTGCAGGAGTGATCGAAGCAACTTCCGGTCATGTTTATGTGAACGACATGTCCATAAATAATCTAAAGTTGAACTATTACCGATCACAACTTGGATTATCACTTTCAGATGAATCGCCTTTTGAAGGTTCTATTCGTGAAAACTTAACCTTTGGCAACAAAGAGATTTCAGATGATAAAATCTATGAGGTCCTGGAAATAGTGGGACTAAAAAATTTCATTAAAGAACAAATCAATGGGTTAAATACCATTTTGTACCCAGACGGAAAGCAGCTTTCTTATACCCTTTCTAAAAAAATTGTTTTAGCTAGGGCTATTTTAAAAGCTCCAAAAATTATAATTCTTGAAGATGCTTTGGACAGATTCAACAAAACAGAAACAAAGTCTATTATCGATTTCTTAACCCACAAAGACAGGCCCTGGGGACTAATTGTGGTTAGTAGTAGTCGCGCTTGGATCGATCCATGTACAGAAGTAATAACACTTGAAAAAGGTCAAGTTAAAAACTAA
- a CDS encoding HlyD family secretion protein, whose product MLNISHNKLNKKVDLNQYKSSKNIMNKGYYKYFNRFLLTAAVILLIVLFLPWTQNITGQGLVTTLKPNQRPQTIQSQIPGRIEEWFVQEGAFVKKGDTILRISEVKSDYFDDKLVERTNQQIVAKSQSVEAYSGKVGALNRQISALKNEQRLKLEQTQNKLLQANLKVKSDSIDLEAAKTNLKIAETQFNRIQTLQNEGLKAVKDVEEKRLKLQETQAKFISQENKYLMSQNEVINAKIELSRIEATFGDKISKAQSDMFTAQSSQFDTEAQVTKLENTYTNYKRRNSLLYVTAPQSGYINRAITGGLGITFKEGQELVSIMPAQIDLAVETFVRPIDLPLIHKGEKVRIQFDGWPAIVFSGWPNVSYGTYGAEVVAIERYISANGKYRVLLAPDTNDHEWPEAIRVGSGARTIALLEDVPIWFELWRQINSFPPNYYEPEINKTASKKDKK is encoded by the coding sequence ATGCTTAATATATCCCATAACAAATTGAACAAAAAGGTAGATTTAAATCAGTATAAATCTAGCAAAAACATAATGAACAAAGGCTATTACAAGTACTTTAACAGGTTCTTGCTTACAGCAGCCGTTATTTTACTTATTGTCTTATTCCTTCCTTGGACACAAAATATTACCGGCCAAGGTTTGGTAACTACCCTAAAGCCAAATCAAAGACCTCAAACTATACAGTCTCAAATTCCAGGACGAATTGAAGAATGGTTCGTGCAAGAAGGTGCTTTCGTAAAAAAAGGAGATACTATTTTAAGAATCTCTGAGGTGAAAAGTGATTATTTTGATGATAAGCTGGTTGAAAGAACCAATCAGCAAATTGTAGCAAAATCACAATCTGTAGAGGCTTACAGTGGAAAAGTTGGCGCTTTAAACAGACAGATTTCTGCACTAAAAAACGAACAGCGTTTAAAACTAGAGCAAACTCAAAATAAGCTATTACAAGCTAATTTAAAGGTTAAAAGCGATAGCATTGATTTAGAGGCTGCTAAAACCAATTTGAAAATTGCAGAAACACAATTTAACCGAATTCAAACGCTTCAAAACGAGGGCTTAAAGGCCGTAAAAGATGTTGAAGAGAAGCGCCTTAAACTTCAGGAGACACAGGCTAAATTTATCTCTCAAGAGAACAAGTATTTAATGAGTCAAAATGAAGTTATTAATGCTAAAATAGAGCTATCACGAATTGAAGCAACTTTTGGTGATAAAATATCAAAAGCACAAAGTGATATGTTTACGGCCCAATCGAGCCAATTTGATACCGAAGCTCAGGTTACCAAATTAGAGAACACATATACAAACTATAAGAGACGAAATAGCTTATTGTATGTAACTGCCCCACAAAGCGGATACATTAACAGGGCAATAACAGGCGGTCTTGGTATTACATTTAAAGAAGGTCAAGAATTAGTAAGTATTATGCCTGCTCAAATAGATTTGGCGGTAGAAACTTTTGTAAGACCTATAGATTTACCACTTATCCACAAAGGTGAGAAAGTTAGAATCCAGTTCGATGGTTGGCCCGCAATAGTTTTTAGCGGTTGGCCCAATGTTTCTTATGGCACCTATGGTGCAGAAGTTGTAGCCATAGAACGTTACATTAGTGCTAACGGAAAATACAGGGTGCTTTTAGCCCCAGATACTAACGACCATGAATGGCCTGAAGCTATTCGTGTAGGATCTGGCGCTAGGACCATAGCCTTATTAGAAGATGTACCTATTTGGTTCGAATTATGGAGACAGATTAACAGTTTTCCTCCAAATTACTATGAGCCTGAAATTAACAAAACTGCCTCAAAAAAAGATAAAAAATGA
- a CDS encoding TolC family protein, translating into MRISLLAILLFIGTASAQTNDSMLTLEEYLGYVKSFHPIVKQANLVINESQAKLMKARGAFDPKLEVDYDRKKFKGTEYFDKLNAAFKIPVWFGIEFKGNFEENTGDFLDRESDVPIDGLYSAGVSVPLARGLLTNKRMATLRQSRLYVKQAEADRQLLINDILFEATKTYFKWLRHYNEKMVYENFLENASIRFNGIKKSYEVGDKPAIDTLEARITLNNRKLNLEKARIKFIKSSLELSNYLWLNDNTPVEIKENIIPDEGTFNIVDNILNTSAIEIESFDIESHPKLRSLDYKIQSLSIERRLKRNNLLPQIDLQYNFLSETPEIARSFSTAAYKSGLNINFPLFLRKERGDLKLATIKLQDTRFDLQNTRLSLKNKVDAINQELDSFVTQNDFTLAIVEDYSKLLTAEERKFFLGESSLFLVNSRESKLIDSKLKAIEIENSFLNTKASLFNVLALSDVPLD; encoded by the coding sequence ATGAGAATAAGCTTATTAGCCATATTACTTTTTATTGGAACGGCATCTGCCCAAACTAACGATAGCATGTTAACGTTAGAAGAATATTTGGGCTATGTTAAATCTTTTCACCCTATTGTTAAGCAAGCCAATTTGGTTATTAACGAAAGCCAAGCCAAGCTCATGAAAGCTCGTGGTGCATTCGACCCAAAACTTGAAGTAGATTATGACCGTAAAAAGTTTAAAGGCACAGAATATTTTGACAAACTGAATGCTGCATTTAAAATACCTGTTTGGTTTGGTATTGAGTTTAAGGGAAATTTTGAGGAAAATACTGGAGATTTTCTGGATCGCGAATCTGATGTTCCAATCGATGGTTTATATAGTGCTGGCGTGTCTGTTCCATTGGCTAGAGGCCTGCTAACAAATAAGCGCATGGCTACATTAAGACAATCTAGACTATACGTAAAGCAAGCGGAGGCAGATAGACAATTACTAATTAATGATATTCTATTTGAGGCTACCAAAACCTATTTTAAATGGTTAAGGCATTATAACGAAAAAATGGTTTACGAAAACTTTTTAGAAAATGCCTCTATTCGTTTTAATGGTATAAAAAAGAGCTACGAAGTTGGAGACAAACCAGCCATTGACACTCTAGAGGCTAGAATCACATTGAACAACCGTAAATTAAATTTAGAGAAAGCACGCATAAAATTTATTAAATCCTCTTTGGAACTATCGAATTACTTATGGCTAAACGATAATACTCCGGTAGAAATTAAAGAAAATATCATTCCAGATGAGGGCACATTCAACATTGTTGACAATATCCTTAATACGTCGGCTATTGAAATAGAAAGTTTTGATATTGAGTCGCACCCTAAATTAAGGTCGCTAGATTATAAGATTCAAAGTTTAAGTATAGAGCGAAGACTAAAAAGAAACAACCTATTACCACAGATAGACCTGCAATACAATTTCTTGTCTGAAACACCCGAAATTGCGCGATCTTTCAGCACGGCGGCTTACAAGAGCGGACTTAACATCAACTTCCCTCTATTCTTGAGAAAAGAACGCGGCGATTTGAAGTTGGCGACCATTAAACTACAGGATACACGATTCGATCTTCAGAATACCAGACTGAGTTTAAAAAACAAGGTTGATGCCATTAATCAAGAACTAGACTCTTTTGTTACCCAGAACGACTTCACTTTAGCTATTGTAGAAGATTATTCGAAACTGTTAACTGCAGAAGAACGGAAATTCTTTTTGGGAGAAAGCTCACTGTTTTTGGTAAATTCCAGAGAATCTAAACTTATAGACTCTAAGCTTAAGGCTATTGAAATAGAGAATAGCTTTTTAAACACTAAAGCAAGTCTCTTTAATGTTTTAGCATTGTCTGATGTTCCTTTGGACTAA